The window TGTATCTGTCCCTAACAATGTTTAAATAGCCTGCCCAATTTCTAAATGTCCCGATTATTAGCTATTGGCGAATGCAACCGCTATAAACCGACATTAAAGGTCGATGTCAAACACTTAACTCTTTGTCAATAATTATGTTCTAACctacaaagaaattaaaatataaaatggttACTAAACTCAAAGCTAGAACTACCTAATTCAAACTATAAACtatgatatatatatgtaaatgttatctttgtaatataatatgtttttgaaaatttggatttgtactaatattatatatgagaaAATTGAAATGATACACTTTAAATAGGCCCACTATTCAATTATTCTATCTAGAATCTAGACCCTCCACTTAAATGTCTTGGTTTGACTTTATTCCTTGACCATTATAGGTGTAGGATGTATATAGTAATAAAGGacaattatgaaaatatttattaagttgtattttttattttatttctgaattaactctaattaaatattattttatattttttaataattatatcactaaatttattaaccaacatattaaaataaattttatttttaaaaatataatttattttatttaaaaaatattgtataaatttattataataaatgcatgaaatgcaGGCATCATATGAATTGAActcacatttattttatttttatattggaACTCGTTTGATGTTGAGATTTTAGATCCtttcatatttttggtttttaattaaaaatataaattagatcatgttccatttttattataattatcttcattattttattgactaaaatattattattttatttttattaaattcaaattttaaatataaaataacattttaataattcatctaATAACTCATTCTTTTAtcaaatgttatttattttttaaatataaaattccaaaaaaacttaaaatcaaacaagctctaaatgaatttttaaattaggaGAATATATAATGGTCAAGTGGATGAAGTTTTTATTTGAGTCTTGAATTAGTTGTTGCATAATCTAGACTCTAGATGCATGACAAATGTTTTGATATGTGTCACCTAAATTGGAacctataaaaatatatatatatatatatatatatttaagtgatCCAAAACTACCTTACTTATTTAGACTATATTAATTAcaaagaattgttttttttttaggatatccttgttttataattattttttttcatataaatctaaaccatttttttaaaggATCCTCAtgatgttttataaattaaaattgtttacTTGGAATTTGTTTACGGGTAATTattaaccaaataaatattGACCTCATACTATCTAGTCGGATCACTAATTTGTCCGACCACAattggagaaaaaaataaattataattaagtttttatataaaaatagaatattaaactttttatcttaaaataaaattaaaattagtccatactttttcaatttttgttacTCAATTGTATGGCCCATAATTTTTGACCGAAacgtacaaaaaaaaattaggttatcTTCGTCTTTTTTATGTTCGGAATAAAATTAGGTcgaataaaaatgttaaaaacgggtgaatttaaaatgattcaaaGTAGACCCAATAATATCTATACAAATTTAAACTTGTTTgttgaattttgtgtttttattctCTACTCGCTcggttaattttaatttttttttttttatggatttgtgatttagttatttttattttgtgtcaacatcattttaatttgaaaagaagagatgTGAATTAATTACATCGGATTAAGTTGGAGTTGAGTTAGGTAAATTGGGTCAATCGGGTTGGGTTCGGGTCAATCATAAATAAACAGGTCAAAATTTTTGACACGAATTGCTAAATATGTCAAGTTCAAGTTAGTATCGCTCAACCCGTTAACCTATCAACTTAAAACTGTCTCGAATTGTCACCTTACTCAACGGATCAATAACAAGTACTCGAGCCATATTAGACCCATCCCAACCCAACCCGAATTTGATGAAAACTTTTATTTTCGATATTTAAATCGAACATAAAATATTTGGTcaaatgtaaatttttttttttgccaaaCAAGATTGTTACTTTATGAGGATAAATACAAGAAagttttttccttttaaatattGAGTTTACAAATGTGATCATCCAATATCCAATATAGAAATCTGACAGAAGAATCAAAATTAACCATACCTGATACTCAAAGCTTGTTCTTTGTTGCTTAAAACGGTAAACtcattgaagaagaagacccAAATGATCTAACCTTGAAATGATCAGATTCAGATTGTACAAAATCCATTGTCAAATTAGCCCTCCTCACAATCCTCATCATGTTCTTCACCAAACTCTGATTCACCAATTTCTTCACCGATTCCCTTTCTTCACTCACCCCTCCTCTCACTTCACCAACATTAACATCTCTCTCCATTGGAGCCGACGCCGAACCTTCTTTCCCTTTCTCCATTCTCAAACACACCAACAACCTCGAAGCTCTCTTCTGTGCTAATACACTACCCAATAGCGTTAACTCAAGAAGACATGAACCAATACCTGCATCAATCATGGCATTTCTATCTCTATACGATCTATGCGCCATAACCATCAAAACGTAGAGTGTTTTCTCTTGACAATTTGGGGAGTCAGTCCAATTCAGGGCATCGATTAGAATAGGGAATGCGTCTGGGTAAGAGCTGATTGATTCACGACCATCGGAAGTGGAAACAATGTTGCTGAGAATAGAGAGGATTCTTTCACTGAATTCCATGTCTCCTAATGTATTCATTAGAAATGGAATCAGATCTGATTCTATTATGGTTGGTATGTTTAATGGAGAGATTGATAAATTGTAGATTGCTTTGAGAGAATCTTGCTTTGCTTGAGATTGAGAAGCGATGGTTGTGTTGATTAAGGTCGTTGCTAGAATTTGGATTGCACCTGATGAACCGATGAATGGTTTATTTGAATCCAGAGCACTTAAGCTAAGGAAATTGGCGACGATTGCTTCTGTAATGGATTGGTTTGAATGATGAGTTGATGATTTGATAATATTCATCATCTTGTGAATACCTCCTGCTTTAACTATATCTGCTTTGTTTCTGCAACAAGTTGAAGATCATTGAAGAAGTTAAGAAAACTGAAATTGATAATAGCTAGCGATCAAGAACAGAAATAGACTTACTCGTCGTTTCCGATTCCTAGATTGAGAAGAGCGTAGAGACAGGCGATTAGAGATTCAACATCATCGGAATCAAGCATAATCACTAACGGCGAAATTGCTCCGATCAAAGCGATATTTCTTCTCGCATCGGAATCATCTTTCGTAAGTCTCCTAATATAAGTCGCACCAGTTAAAACATCGCCGTGCTGAAGCTTCAATACCGCTCTTCTCATCTCCTCGAGCTTCTGCATTTTCATTTTGACATCCTCCGATTCATCGCAGTAATCAATATCAGTCAGACTGAAGAGCTCTGACAACTTCTTCGATCCGATTCTGACTACTACATTCTTAGTCTCTGATTCGCATTCGGATTCGGATTTCTCCTTCCGCCTTACCTGCGGCGATTGATAACCGTCACCGTCTCTTCCAATGCAAGAACTAGCTCCGCAGCGCAAACTGATGATTATTTTACGGCGAAACGATGTAGATGAAAAGGTAGTCCATAGACGGACATTGCTGCTAGTTTCGTTGACTGATTGTTCAAAAACGAGTGATCCTACATTGTTGGAACTGCACGGAGCCATCTTCTGTTGATTCATTATCTATGATCTAGTATAGATTCTATCATTTCCGTATAATCGAATTCAATAACTAAGGAAACGTATCCTTTACTTCACGGTATTATATAGATtctatagagagagagagaatgttGCAGAGATGATAAAAACTgtaatgaaatgattgaaatcccaccatctttatatatatataaggagaaagaaagtttttttttttttcacccattttactttttttatttattttttttttaggattacgtgacacaattttatttttttattttttacaaaatttaattataaatttttttggacgaaaatgtccCAGTTGCGTCACACAATCGCGTCACGCAATCgcgagacaaaaaaaaattaaaaataaataaataaaaaattccgGTTGcagcgtcacgcaactggagttgcattacgcaagggtataattgtcattaaaaaaagagGATCAtcagcgctatttaaattatgcgCTCACACTATCCTCATTTAGGCCTATCGGTGGGTCATTTCCTTAAAGAAATGGAGCTTAAGCTTATTAAAGTTGTTTAAATGGGTCATTATACTTATATTCATGTCAAACTGAGATATTAACTTTTGTTGAAATGATTGTGACTAGGGATGAGAATGAAGTCGTTAGTTTCGGGGAATTGCATTATCATCCCCTGACGGAGATTTTAAATAAGAACTATCCTCGCTGGCAGATTTTAAATAAGAACTATCCTCGCTCCACCTCGATCTCCGATGGAGATTTTAAAACGGATTATTCCTGTGGTAAAAAtgaaaatcatattaaatttaaaatataaataataatatcaaataattcatatatttataagataacacaaattttgaaggattgtattaaataatagaagatgaaattttttttttgaaattaaaaaaaaagagaaatgattgagagagagaatttgagggagGAAATGACGTGACACAATttgattaactaaaaaaaataataaaatttatctctcttctctccttctcaaacttttatctttttttcaacgtagtgacacatcattacCTCCCTCAAATTCTCTCCCCTATCActcatcttaaaaaaataatgatgacattaattaaataaatatatattaaataatcattattaaaaacaaaaattgggTTTGGTTCGGGATCAGTGTGGAACATGTAAATACCATCTCGTTCCGAATCACAATCAACATATTTCGGGTTTAACTTCAACCGTCTCAATTTCGGGTTTAACTTCAACCTACTCAATTTCCGATCAAATTCATTTTAGTTGAAATTActgagaaattattaatatcagATTATAAAAACTCAACAttcaccatatatatatttatatatgaaataaatatataatttttttaaaataattagagggaggttaatttttttttttcaatggttttttttagaatagaagggtgttatttttatttcataactAACATTAAAGTTGGTATTGCACTTTGTTCGGTTTGACATCTTATTTAGGAAGATTAATTTTTTTcgttttgatttttataatataaaaaatacacttGGTGGATCGTTTACGATTTATATCCTCCGATTGTGTTAGTGATATTTTTTGAATCCttatttaacctattttttttatttttttttcagtgGACGAAAATAACGGatctaaagttattttttattttttcaataaaatattatttgaactatttttttatgGATACCCACTTATATATCCTCccataatctatatatatataatgatgcttaatttttaaagtgtccagattaccaggtcgagagctgtggttaatttggatatttgagtcggattgtgggttgacccgtttttaaatttaaaacggttaaaaataaaattaaaaatgctagaggtatgtttcgaacttgcaacctaacaaaccaactaggctacaaagactttatattttaaattcaacaccaaatttgataaacgcgggatgttttaatattaatataagtataactttttaactaactaatctatatatatataatgatgcttaatttttaaagtgtccggattgccggatcgagagctgtggttaatttgaatatttgggtcggattatgggttgacccgttttaaaatttaaaacggttaaaaataaaattaaaaatgctagaggtatgttttgaacttgcaacctaacaaaacaagtacaactctttaaccagcTAAGccacaaagactttatattttaaattcaacaccaaatttgataaacgaagaatattttaatattaatataagttcaactttttactAGTTTGTATAATAGCTTATTATCATTTTCGTAAGACATTGTTTCATTTTAATggtaaaatacattaatttatattatttattatttatttttatatatttaatttccagttaaaatttaataaaaactaattcttttaaaaaaaaaaataaaaaaataaatttaatataactttagtgtaaaataattaaatgaaagagTTGGGagtaaaagtataaaaaataaataaaaaacttgtaAGTGGGAAAGGGGTGGATACAAACTGATCCTTAAGCTAAAAAAAGAGAGGGAAATAACAGGTCAAAATAGTTTGTATTATGGAGTATGGAcaagaaaacataaaaataaataaagttccATAAAAGTAAGCTAGGGATGACTATCTAATAATACATATGACATAAACAAAACATGATTTGGATATAATGGCCCATTCCAGTTGTCTTCACTACAAATATCCATTGAATCTTAGACTTTGCAAATTTCACACATGAagacaaactttttttttcctattacTTCAAAGTAATCAATCCTACTACAAAACCCTTTATTTACCAAAACACCATTTTTGTTGCAATATTAGTGTTAACTGCTGGCAGCAATAGGAGGATCCATTGCAAAACTGTTTCCATTCAATTTCTTGATAATAAGTCGGTTTTTCGAAGAAGACGGTGAATTGTCTGCATCAATAATGATAGAGTCGTCTTCATTGAAATCTCCTTTCAAGATCCCTTTAGCTATTTCGTTTTCAACTAACTGTTGGATAACTCTCTTAACTGGCCTTGCACCAAAGTTTGGTTCGAACCCTAGTTTTCCCAGTAGTTCTACTGCTTCCGGTGTGTATTGTAGATCGATCTTCCTTTGTTCGAGTCTTTCCTTTAGCCGATTTAACTGcagtttgcaaaatgaaaataatgcataagttcaaaacattaacttaaatattgaaatactcTGCTTATTTGGATTTAAGCCTAGAGCTTttttgatgaagggttatttaGATATTATCCAAATATACTCATTTTCATCTTCAatcatatatttgaattatcatattatatatgtatgttatttaCCAAAAAATACCCACTTCATCAATCCTAACCTATATAATCTACTTTTTCATCAATCTAACttatatttcttttcaaataatcagattatttagaaaatacCCTACATCTACAGTTAAAAGTACGAACAAATAACGGAAACACAATCAATTACCTGAATCTCAACAATCTTGCTGATTTCGCTCGTGTCGAGAGGTTGAAAGATGATATATTCGTCAATTCGGTTCATGAACTCAGGCCGGAAAGTCTGTCTGGCCAGCTCAACTACCTGTGTTTTCATTAGATCGTAAACTGCCTCCTTACTTTTTTCGTGTTTGGTTTGAAGAGTATCAAGGATATGATGAGAACAGATATTTGACGTCATAATGACAACACAATTCGTAAAGCTAACCGTCCTTCCTTGAGAATCGGTTATCCTCCCATCATCCAATAATTGCAACAAGATATTAAACACATCATGATGTGCCTTCTCGATCTCATCgaataacacaacacaataagGCCTCCGTCTGACAACTTCGGTCAACTGCCCGCCTTCCTCATAACCTACGTACCCAGGCGGAGCCCCCACCAATCGAGAAACCGCATGTTTTTCCATATACTCGCTCATATCGATCCTAACTAAAGCGTTTTCTGTGTTGAAGAGGTATCCGGCCAGGGCCTTTGCGAGTTCTGTTTTTCCAACACCAGTGGGACCCATGAACATGAAGCTCGCAATTGGACGGTTAGGATCGGACAGACCTGCTCTAGACCGTCGGATAGCATCCGCAACTGATTTAACTGCCATGTCCTGCCCAACAACTCTTTTGTGGAGAACTTGTTCCAACATGACCAGTTTATCCCTCTCCGACTGCTGAAGATTCGATAAGGGTATCCCCGTCCATTTACTTACAATTTCAGTAATATCTATATCCGTAACCAGCTCACGGAGTAACGATCCTCCGGAGTTGCGGTATTCAGTCAGGTTATTCTCGGATTCATCCAGCTGGCGCTGGAGCGATATCATTGTTCCGTATTTGAGTTCGGCTGCGCGGTTCAAGTCGTACTCACGCTCGGCTGCTTCCATTTCAAGATTTACTCGATCAATCTATTACACAAGAAAAGATTTGGTTTTCTatgtaagaattttaaaaaggGATTAAAGAATTTGTATTGAAGTGATTTTTGTACCTCTTCTTTGATAGAACGGATTCTGTTCATAAGAACTTTTTCACGTCCCCATTGCTCGTTTAACTCGTTTTGCTTTTGTTTGAGTGAGTTGAGATCGGCCTCCAATTTCGTTAACCTTTCTTTTGAAGCTTTGTCTGTGTCTTTTTTCAGAGAGAGTTTTTCCATTTCTAACTTTAGGACGGCTCTATCAATCTCATCTAACTCTGTGGGTTTTGAAGTGATCTCCATTTTCAGCTTTGCTGCAGCTTCATCTACTAGATCAATGGCTGTAATAGCAAAAAAGTAAATAGAAAAGGACACAATCAGATTAAACTTGGAAGAATAAgccaaaaacaaaaagaaagcaTGTGCCATTTGCAAACACATTATTGTTCATCTTTCTTTGTTATGTTTCTGCATACAGATCCATGTACAAAATcattaacaaaattttgaatctcTGACTGCTTAAGTTAGTTTAGTTTTCAAATATGTATGTATCAGGATCCAAAAGGGATACTCGGGCCTTGGTTGATGAATgtttatatccaaattaatacaCTTTATGCCATTATCAATAATTTCACAATCAAATCATGAACTAAAAACCCTTACTTTATactttataacatttaaaatattaaatacaaaggatATATTGGTCATTTAACCCAGATAATCAAAAAAGGTTTCCAATAACCAAATAATTTCATGAAAACCCACCCTACACCAAACAAAGTCCTAGGTATGGCTCAATAATAAATAACCAAGAGCTTGTTTTAAGTGGTTTATTTGGTCATACCACTAAAATAtccttaatatttattattttaatattaaaaaaatgaaaatatgttgattaattatgtgaatgatttgatgaaaaaagagattgataatgggatattagtttatttattagatCCAAATAAACATCATCAAGCAAGCAAGCTGCAAATAATTACTATGGAGAAGATTTTTGTTTAGCCATTCTGAAagcatataaatttataatgctTCTGCATTGTTGAGTTTGAGGCAGAAGCAACATTCTCCTTATTATATTTGTTTCCCATTTCCCCTCTCCCAATAAACAAGTGTGTGATTAGTTGAGTAATCAGTTTACCTTTGTCGGGCAGGAACCGCTCAGTTATATATCGATCTGCAAGGACTGCAGCTGAAACAAGTGCACTGTCTGATATTTTAACACCATGATGAAGCTCATAGCGTTCACGCAGTCCTCGAAGAATGGAGATGGTATCTCCTACAGATGGCTGTCCACAGGAAACCTGTTGAAATCTACGTTCTAAAGCAGGATCCTTTTCAATGTATTTCCTATATTCGGTTAATGTGGTAGCTCCAATGCATCGAAGCTCACCACGACCTAGCATTGGCTTCAACAAGTTTCCTGCATCCATTGCTCCACCAGTAGCACCTGCAGACAACATAAGCAGAACCCACCAAATGAATTACAAGTTACTCACAAAGAAttatgcatttatttattttgaagaaaaatgtaaTTTTCATTGGCATTGACCATGATGTTACTAGATATTCTTGGAGAACTAATCAAATATAGTAGCAAAATAGCTATGGGTTTAACATAGAAAGGTTACTCCTATTCCATACTTATAAACCTCCATGGTGCTTTCTCCAGCCAATTTAATAATTCAGAAATGAGGTTATCAAAAGTTTCTGGTTACATCATTCACTTCGAGCTTCTTCAATGTGGGGTCATTTCAATAAATCTGGATTTCTTTTCTAAAAATCTTGGTTCATGTAAAAAGTGGTTTTGTTtggattattttgataaaatgacttCAAATCTTTAGTATTTTAGTCATTTTGATGGTGGAAGTGATTGGTGATGGAATATTGgtccacatcaaacaagttcttcaaaatcattcGATTTATCAACCAACAaactaaattattcttttataacatttaaaaatattaaatcctaaagatatttattttgGTCCCAAATAAACtctattaatcaaacaatatttgtTTGCCAAAAGAAAAACACATAGCTCTTATATACAACTAAATGTGCTGTTTCCAACAATGGTGTAAAGCCCATATGATTGTAATAGAACAAACAGTAACAATTATTTCCTAGCAGATTGcagattatattaaatgatagATATAGCTCTTTCATACTaaacaacaatatataaataatgttttaggAGAATTAAATGTTAATCACTCACCAGCTCCAACGACTGTATGAATCTCATcgatgaataaaataatttgccCATTTGAAGCCGTGACTTCTTTAAGTACAGCTTTTAACCTCTCCTCAAAATCACCTCTAAATTTTGCACCAGCAAGTAATGAACCCATATCCAGGGAGATCAACTGTAAGTAAGAACAGGGAAGCAAAGTTAACATAAAATCTAGATTGTTTTGCTGTTTCTGAAGGTACTAAAAATTCAAGAAGCTTGAGTAAAGAAAAAATTGACCTTCCGATTCAGTAAGGGTTCAGGAACATCTCCCCGAACAATTCTTTGGGCTAATCTGCAACATGTTTCAAAATGTTAATGAAAAACATATAAATGTAGAGTATGTATTATTTGGAGTAACAAAAGAATGATATTGAATCTAGTTTATGTATAAGTAGCTAACACACTAACCCAATAACTTACTATACTAATCACCATAATACCTCTACACTATAATTTGACTAATCTATCCTCCTAATAACGTCCAAGGATTACAATGAAGATGAATATGATTTGAAAAACTTCAATATATTGTATATAGAACTATAACTACCATACCCTTCTGCTATTGCAGTTTTCCCAACTCCAGGCTCACCAATAATGACAGGGTTATTCTTCGTCCTGCGTGATAGAATCTGAATGCACCTTCGAATTTCATCATCTCTGCCTATAACCGGATCAAGTTTCCCTCGCCTAGCAAGCTCAGTCAAATCATTACCATATTTTTCAAGAGCCTCATACTTCCCTTCAGGATCTATATCAAAGAAGTAAGTCAGATCATGCTTGAATGAGAGCAAATAGAAAGTCAAGCAAGATACCACTACAGGTATTAAACAGCAAATGCACATTCAGATATAAATAAGTGGAAATTCAATAAGGAAAGGCATAAGCTATCTAAGAAACAACTTTTCATAGTATATATGTCTAAGTTCAAGATGATTCAAGCATGACATTTAGGTGGTATTACACGTTCATACTTTGGTCAGTGACTCTCTGAGTTCCACGAACAGCTTGAACAGCTTCCTTTAGAGTTTTCTCGCTAATTTGAAGGTCTTTCAACAACTTCTGCCCAAATCTCCTGTCTTTAAGCAATGCTAGTACTAGATGTTCCAAGAAATCTCCCATTTctttcttaagaaccctagcaTTTTCCAAGAGGGACTTCAAATGTGATCCTACTATAGGGCCACTAGTGTCACCACCAATCTGCTAGGCAAAGATTAACTTCATGAATCAGATTAGTTTTAGAGTTAAAAGTTAACAACAATGATTACAAAATCCAGTGTTGTTCATACCTTGGGTTGTTGAGCTATATAATCCTCTGTTGCTTGTAAAACAGATGTATTGTCAAGACCAGCTTTTGTGAAAATTCTTCGACCCAGACCATCTTTTTGCTCCAAGAGCGCTTTCACTAAATGCTCCGTTTCCACCACTTGTTGTTTGCTAACCCGAACTGCATCTACTGCTCCAACAATTCCCTCCCAAGCCATCTCAGTGAAATCGGAGTTATTGATCTGGCAATGTGATATTGATATACAACAATTGATAAGATAATGAAACTGCCAATACCCACATTAACATTGGAATTGATAATTAATGGTACCCGGCTAGAACTGGTGTCTGTAGAGAAAGAATGATGACTGTTGAATCCTTTGTTTGATGAAGCATAATTGGATAGGGAACACTTTAAATCTCCAATACCGGCGATTCGATTATTGGTTGGTCTTGTAAGGCTGTCCTGACCAAATAAACGCGATG is drawn from Impatiens glandulifera chromosome 3, dImpGla2.1, whole genome shotgun sequence and contains these coding sequences:
- the LOC124932857 gene encoding U-box domain-containing protein 6-like: MNQQKMAPCSSNNVGSLVFEQSVNETSSNVRLWTTFSSTSFRRKIIISLRCGASSCIGRDGDGYQSPQVRRKEKSESECESETKNVVVRIGSKKLSELFSLTDIDYCDESEDVKMKMQKLEEMRRAVLKLQHGDVLTGATYIRRLTKDDSDARRNIALIGAISPLVIMLDSDDVESLIACLYALLNLGIGNDENKADIVKAGGIHKMMNIIKSSTHHSNQSITEAIVANFLSLSALDSNKPFIGSSGAIQILATTLINTTIASQSQAKQDSLKAIYNLSISPLNIPTIIESDLIPFLMNTLGDMEFSERILSILSNIVSTSDGRESISSYPDAFPILIDALNWTDSPNCQEKTLYVLMVMAHRSYRDRNAMIDAGIGSCLLELTLLGSVLAQKRASRLLVCLRMEKGKEGSASAPMERDVNVGEVRGGVSEERESVKKLVNQSLVKNMMRIVRRANLTMDFVQSESDHFKVRSFGSSSSMSLPF
- the LOC124932852 gene encoding chaperone protein ClpB4, mitochondrial-like isoform X19, translating into MTSSGEKLGDQLVKAGNNLLPPPTSVDELLEKLDHIEALLIKVEQLPPKSMLEAIIPLIKSLVANELIKHSDIDVKVAVACCISEITRITAPEVPYDDEKMEEVFELIVSSFENLSDKSSRSYTKRTSILKTVANVRSCVIMLDLECEWLIADMFQHFLKTIRDYHPKNVFSYMMAIMVHVLEESEDVSLELLSPVLAILKKDNQEILLEARKLAEKVFESCAAKIKPCLVQAVETEALSLDEYSNVVAGICGITCVKENGGQAENDGPACGEPPAVEENLVEPSSHDVPQVEDNILVESSTNDIPQLINSSQDDERAVESAPSDNLVPGETVDDEPIKDAVPDGSPQAAKINDSAEDNNEGPSAGHDELVDMNENTAVISLTPDITKEVQIELLPEQSMKIITNMSEDGQHTDKKSDDKKSDTNEAINAEPEDGQHSEQLDNNNMESKAESSDLGSTKVVKLKLKPEDDAQETDQITEIMRLCLVIWDAQKWLNQSKNQKVSKVLKGPSDSEVRNKKQSGKVSVRDTTESKSAPVVGGQGRKTATIDKKDTSSNTDTSSLKRKSGGQSSQVKSNSDKDMTSKSSSKAHKKDLQISPKRYNKLLDDESEDHMVEETPKINSKTKRNSGKDKETQHPTKPSSTSPEDMDYSEETLKLSSKRKRSGKDEASGDIKYNDSLVGSKVKVWWPDDAQFYLGVIDSFDSVKKKHKVLYDDGDEETLILNSLARSQSCRTIFGSSEIPSRLFGQDSLTRPTNNRIAGIGDLKCSLSNYASSNKGFNSHHSFSTDTSSSRINNSDFTEMAWEGIVGAVDAVRVSKQQVVETEHLVKALLEQKDGLGRRIFTKAGLDNTSVLQATEDYIAQQPKIGGDTSGPIVGSHLKSLLENARVLKKEMGDFLEHLVLALLKDRRFGQKLLKDLQISEKTLKEAVQAVRGTQRVTDQNPEGKYEALEKYGNDLTELARRGKLDPVIGRDDEIRRCIQILSRRTKNNPVIIGEPGVGKTAIAEGLAQRIVRGDVPEPLLNRKLISLDMGSLLAGAKFRGDFEERLKAVLKEVTASNGQIILFIDEIHTVVGAGATGGAMDAGNLLKPMLGRGELRCIGATTLTEYRKYIEKDPALERRFQQVSCGQPSVGDTISILRGLRERYELHHGVKISDSALVSAAVLADRYITERFLPDKAIDLVDEAAAKLKMEITSKPTELDEIDRAVLKLEMEKLSLKKDTDKASKERLTKLEADLNSLKQKQNELNEQWGREKVLMNRIRSIKEEIDRVNLEMEAAEREYDLNRAAELKYGTMISLQRQLDESENNLTEYRNSGGSLLRELVTDIDITEIVSKWTGIPLSNLQQSERDKLVMLEQVLHKRVVGQDMAVKSVADAIRRSRAGLSDPNRPIASFMFMGPTGVGKTELAKALAGYLFNTENALVRIDMSEYMEKHAVSRLVGAPPGYVGYEEGGQLTEVVRRRPYCVVLFDEIEKAHHDVFNILLQLLDDGRITDSQGRTVSFTNCVVIMTSNICSHHILDTLQTKHEKSKEAVYDLMKTQVVELARQTFRPEFMNRIDEYIIFQPLDTSEISKIVEIQLNRLKERLEQRKIDLQYTPEAVELLGKLGFEPNFGARPVKRVIQQLVENEIAKGILKGDFNEDDSIIIDADNSPSSSKNRLIIKKLNGNSFAMDPPIAASS